One stretch of Calonectris borealis chromosome 5, bCalBor7.hap1.2, whole genome shotgun sequence DNA includes these proteins:
- the DIO2 gene encoding type II iodothyronine deiodinase isoform X1, which translates to MGLLSVDLLITLQILPVFFSNCLFLALYDSVILLKHMVLFLSRSKSGRGEWRRMLTSEGLRCVWNSFLLDAYKQVKLGGEAPNSSVIHIAKGSDGSSSSWKSVGGKCGTKCHLLDFANSERPLVVNFGSATUPPFTSQLSAFSKLVEEFSGVADFLLVYIDEAHPSDGWAAPGISPSSFEVKKHRNQEDRCAAAHQLLERFSLPPQCQVVADCMDNNANVAYGVSFERVCIVQRQKIAYLGGKGPFFYNLQEVRLWLEQNFSKRUNPFSTEAISTDVSL; encoded by the exons ATGGGTCTGCTAAGTGTGGATTTGCTGATCACGCTTCAGATCTTGCCGGTCTTTTTCTCCAATTGCCTCTTCCTTGCGCTGTATGACTCTGTGATCCTCCTGAAGCACATGGTGCTATTTCTGAGCCGGTCTAAGTCTGGGCGCGGTGAGTGGCGGAGGATGCTGACCTCGGAGGGGCTGCGCTGCGTCTGGAACAGCTTCCTCCTGGACGCCTACAAGCAG GTCAAACTGGGAGGAGAAGCCCCAAACTCCAGTGTAATCCACATAGCCAAGGGCAGTGATGGCAGCAGTAGCAGCTGGAAGAGTGTTGGTGGCAAGTGTGGAACCAAATGCCACCTTCTGGATTTTGCCAACTCCGAGCGGCCACTGGTGGTCAATTTTGGTTCAGCTACCTGACCACCGTTCACAAGCCAGTTGTCGGCCTTCAGCAAGCTGGTGGAGGAGTTCTCTGGTGTGGCTGACTTTCTGTTGGTCTACATCGATGAGGCTCACCCGTCAGATGGCTGGGCTGCCCCTGGAATCTCTCCCTCTTCATTTGAAGTTAAGAAACACAGGAACCAGGAAGACCGATGCGCAGCTGCTCACCAGCTCCTAGAGCGCTTTTCCTTGCCACCTCAGTGCCAAGTGGTGGCTGACTGCATGGACAACAATGCCAATGTGGCCTACGGGGTTTCATTTGAGCGAGTATGCATTGTGCAGAGACAAAAAATCGCCTACCTGGGAGGCAAAGGCCCCTTTTTCTACAATCTTCAGGAGGTTCGGCTTTGGCTGGAACAAAACTTCAGCAAAAGATGAAATCCATTCTCTACAGAAGCTATATCAACAGATGTGTCCCTTTAA
- the DIO2 gene encoding type II iodothyronine deiodinase isoform X2, producing MGLLSVDLLITLQILPVFFSNCLFLALYDSVILLKHMVLFLSRSKSGRGEWRRMLTSEGLRCVWNSFLLDAYKQVKLGGEAPNSSVIHIAKGSDGSSSSWKSVGGKCGTKCHLLDFANSERPLVVNFGSATUPPFTSQLSAFSKLVEEFSGVADFLLVYIDEAHPSDGWAAPGISPSSFEVKKHRNQEDRCAAAHQLLERFSLPPQCQVVADCMDNNANVAYGVSFERVCIVQRQKIAYLGGKGPFFYNLQEVRLWLEQNFSKR from the exons ATGGGTCTGCTAAGTGTGGATTTGCTGATCACGCTTCAGATCTTGCCGGTCTTTTTCTCCAATTGCCTCTTCCTTGCGCTGTATGACTCTGTGATCCTCCTGAAGCACATGGTGCTATTTCTGAGCCGGTCTAAGTCTGGGCGCGGTGAGTGGCGGAGGATGCTGACCTCGGAGGGGCTGCGCTGCGTCTGGAACAGCTTCCTCCTGGACGCCTACAAGCAG GTCAAACTGGGAGGAGAAGCCCCAAACTCCAGTGTAATCCACATAGCCAAGGGCAGTGATGGCAGCAGTAGCAGCTGGAAGAGTGTTGGTGGCAAGTGTGGAACCAAATGCCACCTTCTGGATTTTGCCAACTCCGAGCGGCCACTGGTGGTCAATTTTGGTTCAGCTACCTGACCACCGTTCACAAGCCAGTTGTCGGCCTTCAGCAAGCTGGTGGAGGAGTTCTCTGGTGTGGCTGACTTTCTGTTGGTCTACATCGATGAGGCTCACCCGTCAGATGGCTGGGCTGCCCCTGGAATCTCTCCCTCTTCATTTGAAGTTAAGAAACACAGGAACCAGGAAGACCGATGCGCAGCTGCTCACCAGCTCCTAGAGCGCTTTTCCTTGCCACCTCAGTGCCAAGTGGTGGCTGACTGCATGGACAACAATGCCAATGTGGCCTACGGGGTTTCATTTGAGCGAGTATGCATTGTGCAGAGACAAAAAATCGCCTACCTGGGAGGCAAAGGCCCCTTTTTCTACAATCTTCAGGAGGTTCGGCTTTGGCTGGAACAAAACTTCAGCAAAAGATGA